aaaaaaaaaaaaaaagttgaaaaacagactaagataatgTGTGCCATTTTTGGTCATTCTTAATTTGCTAATTCAAACTgaccaacattttattttttttctctgaatgacTTGTAATCATAGTCTcattattaaaaaacaacaaaaatcatacTCTATTTATTTGAGAGGAGCAAACAAGAACAGTAATGACATAATGTTGGCTCCCAATTTGTCCTCattgagaatgaagacacaagaggctctcaataaataaaatatgttcccATGGTTAGGTTACAACTGTAACTATGGGTCAGAAGGATGGGGACTTGcgtgattggcatctgaagtgaaggcagtcttgtgggactgagccctctcACGTATGGGATCTGATACTAACTCCAGATAGATAGTGTCAACGTTGGATTAAATAGTAAGACACCCAGCTCATGTCTGGAGAGTGGACAGTTGCTTTTTTACTTGAGAAGCCTTATATCAGAACTGTAAAGGGCACGGTTCCTAAACGTGAGTGAACTCTATTATCTGATATAAGGCTTTTCAGGTAAACCCACATGTTGGCAAAGCTCTCCTTGTACCTTCGACTACCTCGGGATCATGCCAAGAATCTTGTGTTCTTGAAACTGAGTTTGCAAGTTGGGACCTTATGTCTATCTCACAGGAAAATTCGTATGTTAGAAAACTTCACTTGTTTACATGACTATTCACCTTCTCTTTTCTACCAATATGCAttgtaggttttaaaaaatgtaagtttttATTAACGTAAGATCATTTTCATAAAGGAGGGAGAAGGGTATACTTTTCCCTTAGGCAAAGGTGAGGCAAAAATTACATCCAGGGGTATAAAACTCACATGTTATGTCAATCCCTGAGCaatgtcaggaaaaaaaatggggcCAGATATTATCATTGGGAGAAAAGAATGTATGCAACTTTGCATGTGGTTCTGTCACTGTCATTCAAACAGATTTACCATGTGGTAGAATGAAGAAAATGCCACCATTTCATTGCAGTTGGGATTTTTACAACTTCAttgatgttatttttctcttgaactttcttttatttgtttcagtTCTATGTAATACTAAAGAGGTAAGAAAGAGAAATTCTTTTAATTGAAAAACTcttcctaaatttttaaaaaattcattttaaacagTCCTACATTTAGGTACTTTCTTGAAACTCTGGGGGGAAATTCCAGGGAAACACCAAATATAGTGactgagaaacaaaaaataaaccagtTCTCCTATTCAGGCTCTTCTCAGTGTAATAAAAATTTCAGTGTGTTGACATGTAAAGCAACAGTCAAGATAATTTATTTGCCAGTGAAAAGTAGATTATTTTTCAAGTTACTTCTAGTGAAACATTCAGAGTTAGGTGGGAAAGTAACTTTTTTCTACAGTAGATGCTTAACAACTATGAATAATGATTTGCACAAGAATTAACTTGCTTAAGAAAAACAGAGCCTGATGCAAGGGATTCATCTGTTGCCACCTACCTATAATACTATCAACACTGAGGTTATTGCACCTGAGAATTCTTTAGAAATTATGACAGTATCTAATTCTTTGATTTATTGGCACAAATATATTGCTTCTCTATAAAAAGTTTCTCTACACACACTTAAAAGTTTCTCTGCACACACTCAGACAGcaaatgtgtggggtttttttacaCCAAGCTACTGTCTGCTCTCTGGACATGAGCTGGGTGTTCTACTATTTAATCCAACTTTGACAGTGTCTATCTGGAGTTAGCATCAGATCCCATACGGgaaagggctcagtcccacaagactgccttcacttcagatgccaatcacgCAATTTCCCATCCTTCTGACCCACGGGCTGTAAATTCCCACAACCCTTCCTTAGGTTATTCTAGCCATAACTTGCTAGAATTGCTAGAAGAGCTCAAGGAAACACTTTACtcacatttaccagtttatttaAAGATACAACTCAAGAAAAACCAGACGTAAAAGAAATGTGCAGGGTAAGGGGGCGGGCAAAGCTTCCACATTTCTCCAGGTACCTTACCCACCTAGCATCTCCAGGTGTTCTGCAACCTAGAAGTTCATCAAATCTCTTTGTTCAAGAAGAGTAGTTACAGTTTTCATCTCTAACCCTACCCCCCCCCCCAACCCCTTTCCCAGAGGTCCTTCGGTGGAGCTGAAAGTTCCAGCCCTCTAAtcacttggtctttctggtgaccaccCCCAACCTGAGGCTATCTCAGGACCCTGCCCTAAATtttctcattagcataaactctgTTGTGATCAAAAGGGGccattatgaataacaaaaggtATTCTATCGCTTAGGAAATTCCGAGGGCTTTAGGGGCTCTGTGCCAGAGAACTGGGACAAAGGccaaatatatttcctattaTACCACAGCTTCTTAATCAAAATAGCACTTATGTGGGCAGCCCCTCCAGTGAACCTGAAGTTACAgtaagaaagggaagaaaagaaatccttatatttttttgtattgctCTTTCTTCTCGGAATTCCTTCCTACAACTTCACAATCATCCTGTTTATAGAACATTCAAGGTCTTTGCAACTTATTCTTCACACACAAAATCAAATTCAAAagtgataggattttttttttttttttgcagggggcGGTTGTTATGTAGAGTTGAGATGGGCTACTGTGCTTTGAGGGTAGAGGTATTAGAACAATTGAAGGGTTTCCTGTACATTCTATGACCTCTGTGgtttctccaattgtgttctCCTTCCAAGACTGGTGCTGGGACAAACAAGGTGTTGAACAGTACCTGACAGGGCCACACTCCTAATTTCAACTCAAATTTTGCCAGAGAAGCTGGACTTTTTCAGGCTACCTTCTAGCACATCCTGTACTTGTTTCTTCATGCACTGGCCTCTAGCACCTGCCCTCTCTAAGGTTACAGATGATTTTCTCTTCGTTTATTCAGTGGCTTTCCCTTAATTCACATAAAGTTAATCACTTTAAAGTGAGCAGTTCTGTGGCATTTAgtagttttaaaatcattttaaagtgagCAGTTCTGTGGcattcaccatgttgtgcaaccaccacttcTTCCAAACATTATCATCactccaaaaggaaaccccaAGCCTGTAAAGCAGTTGCATCCCATTCCTTCCTCCCCGCCCGCAGGCCCTGGAAAGTACCAGTCTCATTCATCTCTgcagatttacctattctggatactttatataaatggaatcatacaatatatgactttattatgtctggcttctttcatgaaACATGTTTTTGAGGCTATTAGCTTTTACAACTGAGAGTTTGCACCAGTTGAAAGTCAGGGATTTTCCACGTGATTTTGCCACAGCACAGTTTACCCTCAGAACCTTTCTCCAGATCCCTTCAACAGTTCTTGAGACAACAGGcaagtctttttacttttttccttcagATCACTCAgtaaatttttcctttctttcttttttattttttggggacagggtctcactgtgtcatccaggctggaatgcagtggtacaatcatagctcactacagccttgaactcctgggctcaagcagtcctcctgcctcagccttacgagtagctgggactacagtcatgtgccaccatgcctgggcaatCAGTAATCACTTTTTAAGAAGCTGcttcatgccaggcactattttaagtACTGGGGCTCTAGTGGAGACAGGACAGTCAGAGTACCTGTCCTCATGAAGTTTATTTATGGGAAGAAAACCCCTGCTTCCCATTACTGGACTCCCTTTTGTCCCTGATCCCTTTTGAGAACAAAGGCAATTTTTACTGTTATAAAACTTACTTTAAAACAACATCTAatggatttttcattttcaactaTTTCAGAATTATCTGTGTAGTCAAGACTAGGAAATGTGTCCGTGTCAGTACTGATTTTAGTGAGATTTGTGAGATGACTTTGGATTTTACTTGTCTGTTTTGAGTTTCTGATCAGCTTTGTTATTGAAAAAGAGCATTCACTAGAACAGTTTTTGATCATTAGTGTGAGATAGACTTTCAAAGCGTTTTCTGAACTGAGACAAGTTACTTTAACATTGTTGTCAATCTGATAGATAGTGAGCAGGATTTGATTGCTCTAATGGGTCAGTTGTGATAGAATTTCAGACAATGGacttgccttttttaaaaaaaggttattttCAGGAAATAGAAAGTTCTTGAGCTATGGGCCTTGCTGAGGACTGGGCAAGTGTCTTTTCTCATTTGGTTATCTTTGTGGGATAAGTCCAGCTaggatatgaaaagacaaatGTATCACCTCATTTACAGTGCAGTAGAGGTGAGTAAGGGGCCTAAtcaatgtttctttctttgactCTTTGGTCGTACCAAAGAGATTAGTCAACCAACCTCCAGTCTTAAACACTGTTAACGGTTATTTAGGATTCAGCCATACTATCGTCTCCTCACTTCACCAGAGGGAATATATATGCTGATGGCTGCCAGTCATTCCACCCCTGCTGTGTACCGGGCTCTCCCCTAGGACTTTACGtacattttagtaatttaaaGCTCCCAACAGTCTATAAGGCAGATACAATGTACTGTAATTGTCCCAAGATAAACAAATGATGGAACTGAGGCAtatagaagttaaataacttgtccaggatcacacagctaaCATATGGGAGGGCTgatccaggattcaaacccaaaccTGTATGAGTACCTCCTCCAGTTGCAAAATGGCTGATAAACATTGAACATTATTCTTTTTAtcctaatttctattttattctatgttttttcttgctgactcTGAATCCATTCTCTGCTCAATAAGAGGCAGAGTACTACAAACTCAGAGTTCTCTTAAAAgttatctttccattttcagaGATGGAAGCAGCTGTTTGTCATTGCTCTtatatggtttgtttgtttgtttgtttagagacagggtattgctgtATTGtcaagctggtgtgcagtggcatgatcatggctcactgcagtgttgaactcgtggcctcaagcaatccttccacctcagcctccagagtagctaggacaacaggcacatgccaccatgcctggctaattttaaaaaatttttacattgagacagtgtctcactatgtttcccaggctggtctcaaactcctgggttcaagcgatcctcctgcctcagcctctcaaagtgctggaattacaagcacgagccactgtacctgtcctgcttttgtttttgtttttataaaatttctacCTAAGTctaatttaggaaaataattatgtaactaATGCTCAGACACTTTGGTTTAGGTTCAGGGTTACAGGGTGCCAAGAAAAGCAGAGTATAGAATGTTGGCATTTCCCCTAGTTTAAATTGGTTCATCTATACTGAGGTATATGTTATTTTCTCCCACCTCTCCATCACCCCCTCAAACCTGTGTGTTCTGCTTTTCACCCTGGGGTAAATATGTACACCTTTATTCAATTACAGTTATTGCTGCTTATGTTTttgtcacttttatttatttatatgttattgTTGTGTTCTACTTTTCTCCAGATAAATCTCTCCTGCCTGGTTTTTGCATGTGGTACTGCCCAATAAACTCCTGGATCTAGAATAAACAGGGGGAGCACATATTACAAAACCTTCTTAAAGGTTCTGCACATTCTGAGTACCAGAAGTTTGACTGTAACATTCAGTTCATCCTAgtctttttgagattttttagaaaaaaatctttcaaaagatGCAACTTTTGAAAGGAAATTAAAGGTATCTAGAGGCGGCTACATCAATTCTCTATTAGGTTATTGTTTTGTAGACTGTCGAGTTCCTTTATCTTTACTCTTTAGGTAATAAAGTATTTCTCATCTCTTATACACACCCACCATTTAAGCTAAAATTGTAAGAAAATCCTGGAAATGCAATCATGGGAGACCTAACTCAATTAAAGCCATACACATGCAGAGGGTATTAATTGAGATGGGTATTACCTGCCACGGTTGGAATCttggttcttctttttttgtcatcATCATAATCATTTCTCCACCACTTTTATTGCTTTCTCTGTATATGTTGtgctaatataaataaaatgcttccaagtgtaaaaataataaaataaactagcaTTATTTAATTCCATTTGTTTCTTGAGCAGATCTgtatagctgtgtgtgtgtgtgtgtgtgtgtgtgtgtgtgtctgtgtttgtgtgtgtgtgtgtgtgtgtgtgtgtgtgtaattatttatataatgccTTGGTTTGGGCCAAAATTCTGTACCCATGCAGCAAGTCTATGAATAGAAGACCCTTGCATGAATTAATTcagaattatttctggaattgcAGGCTGTCTTTTGGAACCTCATTTATTACTCCCTATCCATTTGGTCTCATTCAAATACTCTTAGATTTTGTCTAAATTCATTTAGATTTATCACTATATCAAAGACAGGAACATtgtgccttttttaaaaagtaccaaaTAGCTCCTctgggaaaacaacaacaacaaaaacaaacgtTTGATTAGCTTGAGCATTATTGGTTGTGTTGGGCTATCATCAAAGAGAGCATTCAACCAAATAATTTTCCTATCAGTTACATCTTTGTAtatgcaaatcttttttttcccaaagagaaCTTTTTTAGTTATATAAATACTCTAACATCTTTCTTGGAAACTTTTCCCACTTTCTTGCCCCAGGGGTATATTTTATGGTTGAAGTTAAATCCTGAGGAAATGgagattttattgaaaatattgacAGAATTTAATCCACAACAGGAAGGGAGTGAGCGAGGGCAGAGTGAGTAGCACTTctttaatatgaaaaaatttaaagtctAAAGTGAATGATTTTCTAATGAATCCTGTCAGATATTTCCTGGAATTGCCATACAAGAAATTTTCAGAAATCACAATAAATATAAGAGGTTTATAAGAGCAGAGAGTTAATAAAAGAACAGTATTACATCCAAAAGTTTAATCTTTTCCTATGGAAATTTTCCATTCCAACTACAGCTGTTTGTCAGTGTTccttccccaccacacacacacacagataccaaaatcctcagatgcccaagtctctgatataaaatggtttattatttgcatataacctacagtCATCCTCTCTctttactttaaatcatctctagattagttACAGTAGTTCATACAATGCCTACACATCACTTGACACAGGGAaaacttgggttttttttttttgtaaccgtgaaatttttttttacaaatatatttgatctgcagttggttgaattcaTGAAtttggaacccatggatatggagggccaactatATTTTACTGAGCAAAGGAATTTTTTCCTTTAGGTGCTGCtataaattttatagtttcttagGCTTGAATTCGTAAAGCCGTAAAGGCAGCATTTGGTCAGAAAACGACTGTGTCATGGAAGATGAGTCTGACTTGCAGGTGCCACTTGGGCTTAGCTCCCAGCCCATCCAGATGGCACAATTCCCGCTTCTCCATGTGAGCCCCTAGGTTTGGGATCCTTGTGGAAAATCTGTGCTGCTAAATGTTAAAGTCAACCAGAGAGTTACAAAAAGAGCTCCTTTGAAAGactaattcaattatttattagCACTCTCAGAGTACAGTGTCAGCCAAGATAGTATTTGAAATTAATATACTATTTGATTAGACTGATTGATTGTTCCTACAGCTGAAGATTTTAACATTCATTAGCCGTACTAACTGGTCATTAGTACTTCCTTTATCAGCAAgcaaagaataaacagaaattctaataaaaattcatCACAGTGAATGTACTCCGTACCTAAGCCACTGTGATGATTGCTGGGTACTAGATTAACTGCTGTAACATTGGCAGTGGGAAAGATTTCtcttagaaaacttaaaaatttccCTTAATTAATGTTTAGCTTGTAACTGGACTCTTAAACTTAAGTAGGCTATACAGATAATCTCTTACATACCCAGTATAATAAAGTGCTAATGGGTATTTTATACTTAATGTGTTTGTGTGGTACCCTTTAACTATTAGTTTCAGGAAGGATTGAGGGCTTCTTAGGAAAGTTTGCTAACATGCTGCAGGTGACGCTTTTTCCCCACTACTGAGGAATACAAGCATCATGGGCTGTTTTTCAACCAGACAGTTAAAATAATTCTGACATTAATACAAATATGCTAGCCTGTTATGCTGTGTGATACCTCTGTCTTTCTGCCAAGTCGTGAATCCCTTGTGGTTTTAATAGCAAATTGGAAGGTATGATGTGAAGAAGAGAATGAAGCAGGCAGAGGAAACCCTTTATGAATTGACTCAAGACCACACTAGAGCGATTCTGCATGTATTAAGAATTATAGCtactggctggatgtggtggttcacacctgtaatcccagcactttgggaggccaaagtgggaggatcacttgaatccaggagttcaagaccagcctgggcaacatagtgacaccctgtctctacaaaaaataaaaattagccaggtacggtggcacgcacctgtagtcccagatacttgggaggctaaggcggaaggattgtttgagcctgggaggttgagactgcagtgagctgtgattacactactgcactccagcctgagcgacagagcaagactgtgtcaaaaaaagaaatacatatatatatatatgtatggccACCTAATACTGTCTGCCTTCTCAGCACTTCGCAAGCACTAGCTTGTTTAATACTCAGAATGATCTTGAAAAATTGACAgtgctatccccattttacaggcaaTGAGACTGTTGCTCAGAAAGGTTATTAAgcagcttgtccaaggtcatgcaTATGGTAAGCAGCAAAGTCAGCCCTTCAACCAGTCTGCAAGTTCTAGTGCCATACTCATCTGCTTGGCTACGCTGCATAAGCATAAGCTGAACTTAGAAGTTCTGTTTGTGTTTCTGTCTGTAGGTGAGCCCATCAAGTTCTgcactatgtatatatatatataatctttcttGGCTCTAGCATGAATTCAGACAGCTGGAGAGCAAGTAAGGACAGTGAAGGAATTTGAACAGAGTCCAGGAGCCTAGCCAGCTACTGTGTCCCAAAATATGTCAAGCTCTATCTAAACAGAGGCAGAGCCAAGAAGTCCAAGGAAACATCAAGGGTCCCAAGTGGGCAGGCAGAGAGCAGCATAAGGGAATCTGGGCTACTTCATCCTGGGGTGGTCAGGAAAGTCTTCAAATAATTATTCTGGGGCTGGTGTGGGCTGGAGTGAGAGGTTCCTGTCTATCAGAAATGGGGGAAGGACTAACAGTAAGTAGTGAGCCAAGTTAACAAGGACCAAAGTGAAGTCTCTGTCACAGATAGAGACTGGAAAGAAAGGGGCTGAGAGAACTTTGACTAAGAAATTGCCCTGGAGCATTCAGGGTCTAGGAAGATACAGCTAAGGAGAATAGTCAAGTGTTGCTAGTCTTATGTCTGATTGGGAGCAGGGCCACAGTCTGAAAAGACAGATCCCTGAATAGGAACACAGAGGAAGGGGGGGTACACAGTCATGTGCCTCTGGCCCATGAAGTGCTCTACATGGTGGCTACAACTCTATTTTAAGTCCCCAGGCAAAAGCTGCTTAAAATGGAGAACCCAGGAATAGAGGCAAGAAGGAGTTTGCCATGTGTGGCTGCAGATAGTATTCTACTATGGACTCCAGAACTGAAATAGTATCAGTGTGAATGCACCTTAGGAGATGTCATAGGCTGTACTATTTTTACCTTCATTCACCTGATAGTTTTCACTCTATCCAAGATTCAAAATGTAGATGAATCAATAGGAAATGGCTAATTCCATAAATTACAATTTGACAATAATAATCTTACATTTTAGTCTATGTTATTGCCTTCAGTAACAAATTACTATTGATAGAAAAGCCTCTTTCAGTAATTTCTGGGTGTTATTTCAGAGAGGAATAGAGTTGATAATTAGGCCGTCTTTCAAGTCCATGCTTGGGGCAGTTTTCTTTCCTGAGTCTTCTGAGAGATTTTCAATGGATAAAATTTTCATGCTTGTGTTCCCtaattcttctccttttctttttctttctctcacacagGAGACTTTGAATGTGATTGATCCTGGCTTGATGGACCTAAATGGGATGAGTGAGGATGCCCTGGAATGGGATGAAATGGACATAAGTAACAAGTTAATTAGTTTGAATGAGGAATCAAATGACCTTGATCAAGAACTCCAACCTGTTATCCCTTCCTTGAAGCTTGGAGAGACAAGTAATGAGGACCCTGGTTATGACGAGGAGGCTGATAACCATGGGGGATCTCAGTATGCCTCAAATATTACTGCCCCCTCTAGTCCACACATTTACCAGGTGTACAGCCTCCACAATGTTGAACTCTATGAGGACAACCACATGCCATTTCTGAAAAACAATCCAAAGGTCACTGGCATGACACAGCCTAATGTTTTAACTAAGAGTCTCAGTAAAGACTCTTCATTTTCATCTACCAAATCTTTGCCAGATCTTCTAGGTGGTTCCAATTTGGTAAAGCCCTGCGCATGTCATGGAGGAGACATGAGCCAGAATTCAGGCAGTGAGAGTGGAATTGTCAGTGAAGGAGACACAGAAACCACTACCAACTCTGAAATGTGCTTGCTCAATGCAGTGGATGGGTCCCCAAGTAACCTTGAAACTGAACATCTGGACCCACAAATGGGAGATGCAGTTAACGTGTTAAAGCAAAAATTTACAGATGAGGGGGAAAGCATTAAGCTTCCAAATAGCTCTCAGTCGTCCATTTCACCAGTGGGTTGTGTAAATGGAAAAGTTGGAGATTTAAACAGTATTACCAAACATACCCCTGACTGTTTGGGAGAAGAATTACAAGGAAAACATGATGTGTTTACATTTTATGATTACTCATACCTCCAAGGCTCAAAACTCAAATTACCAATGATAATGAAACAGTCACAAAGCGAAAAAGCGCATGTGGAGGATCCCCTGCTTCgtggtttttattttgataaaaaatcATGCAAATCTAAACATCAGACTACAGAGTTACAACCAGATGTACCTCCCCATGAAAGGATTTTGGCAAGTGCATCTCATGAAATGGATCGCATTTCATATAAAAGTGGCAATATAGAAAAGACATTCACTGGCATGCAGAATGCCAAACAGCTCTCCCTTTTATCTCATAGTTCATCTATTGAGTCCCTTTCTCCAGGGGGTGATTTATTTGGATTGGGCATCTTTAAAAATGGCAGTGACAGCCTCCAGCGAAGCACTTCTTTAGAAAGTTGGTTGACTTCCTATAAAAGCAATGAAGATCTCTTTAGCTGTCACAGCTCTGGGGATATAAGCGTGAGCAGTGGCTCAGTTGGTGAACTAAGTAAAAGAACATTAGATCTCCTGAATCGTTTGGAGAATATCCAGAGCCCCTCAGAGCAAAAGATAAAACGAAGTGTTTCTGATATCACTCTTCAAAGCAGTTCCCAAAAGATGTCCTTTACTGGCCAGATGTCATTGGACATAGCATCTTCTATCAATGAAGACTCAGCGGCATCTCTAACAGAACTTAGCAGCAGTGACGAGCTCTCTCTTTGCTCAGAGGATATTGTGTTACACAAGAACAAGATCCCGGAATCGAATGCATCGTTCAGGAAGCGTCTGACTCGTTCAGTGGCTGATGAAAGCGATGTCAATGTCAGCATGATTGTTAATGTCTCTTGCACCTCTGCTTGCACTGATGATGAAGATGACAGCGACCTGCTCTCCAGCTCTACCCTTACCTTGACTGAAGAAGAGCTGTGCATCAAAGATGAGGATGACGACTCCAGTATTGCAACAGATGATGAAATTTATGAAGACTGCACCTTGATGTCAGGGCTAGACTACATAAAGAATGAATTACAGACCTGGATTAGGCCAAAATTGTCTTTGACAAGAGATAAGAAAAGGTGCAATGTCAGTGATGAGATGAAGGGCAGTAAAGATATAAGTAGCAGTGAGATGACCAATCCCTCTGATACTCTGAATATTGAGACCCTTCTAAATGGCTCTGTAAAACGTGTCTCTGAAAATAATGGAAATGGTAAGAATTCATCTCATACCCATGAGTTAGGGACAAAGCgtgaaaataagaaaactattttcaaaGTTAATAAAGATCCATATGTGGCTGACATGGAAAATGGCAATATTGAAGGTATTCCAGAAAGGCAAAAGGGAAAACCGAATGTGACTTCAAAGGTATCAGAAAATCTTGGTTCACATGGGAAAGAGATTTCAGAGAGTGAGCATTGTAAGTGTAAAGCACTTATGGATAGTTTAGATGATTCAAATACTGCTGGCAAGGAATTTGTTTCCCAAGATGTTAGACATCTTCCAAAGAAATGTCCAAATCACCACCATTTTGAAAATCAAAGCACTGCCTCTACTCCCACTGAGAAGTCTTTCTCAGAACTGGCTTTAGAAACCAGGTTTAACAACAGACAAGACTCTGATGCACTGAAATCATCTGATGATGCACCGAGTATGGCTGGAAAATCTGCTGGTTGTTGCCTAGCACTTGAACAAAACGGAACAGAGGAAAATGCTTCTATCAGCAACATTTCCTGTTGCAACTGTGAGCCAGATGTTTTCCATCAAAAAGATGCCGAAGATTGTTCAGTACACAACTTTGTTAAGGAAATCATTGACATGGCTTCGACAGCCCTAAAAAGTAAATCTCAACCTGAAAACGAGGTGGCTGCTCCTACTTCATTAACTCAAATCAAGGAGAAAGTGTTGGAGCATTCTCACCGGCCCATCCAGCTGAGAAAAGGGGACTTTTATTCGTACTTATCTCTCTCATCTCATGACAGTGATTGTGGGGAGGTCACCAATTACATAGAAGAGAAAAGCAGCACTCCATTGCCACTAGACACCACTGACTCGGGCTTAGATGACAAGGAAGATATTGAATGCTTTTTTGAGGCCTGTGTTGAGGGTGACTCTGATGGAGAGGAGCCTTGTTTCTCTAGTGCTCCTCCAAATGAATCTGCAGTTCCCAGCGAAGCTGCAATGCCACTACAAGCAACAGCATGTTCTTCTGAGTTCAGTGATAGTTCTCTTTCAGCTGATGATGCAGATACAGT
This genomic stretch from Homo sapiens chromosome 14, GRCh38.p14 Primary Assembly harbors:
- the AKAP6 gene encoding A-kinase anchor protein 6 isoform X4, whose protein sequence is MEITEVAEVQLCYLEAQRDAVEQMSLKLYSEQYTSSSKRKEEFADMSKVHSVGSNGLLDFDSEYQELWDWLIDMESLVMDSHDLMMSEEQQQHLYKRYSVEMSIRHLKKTELLSKVEALKKGGVLLPNDLLEKVDSINEKWELLGKTLGEKIQDTMAGHSGSSPRDLLSPESGSLVRQLEVRIKELKGWLRDTELFIFNSCLRQEKEGTMNTEKQLQYFKSLCREIKQRRRGVASILRLCQHLLDDRETCNLNADHQPMQLIIVNLERRWEAIVMQAVQWQTRLQKKMGKESETLNVIDPGLMDLNGMSEDALEWDEMDISNKLISLNEESNDLDQELQPVIPSLKLGETSNEDPGYDEEADNHGGSQYASNITAPSSPHIYQVYSLHNVELYEDNHMPFLKNNPKVTGMTQPNVLTKSLSKDSSFSSTKSLPDLLGGSNLVKPCACHGGDMSQNSGSESGIVSEGDTETTTNSEMCLLNAVDGSPSNLETEHLDPQMGDAVNVLKQKFTDEGESIKLPNSSQSSISPVGCVNGKVGDLNSITKHTPDCLGEELQGKHDVFTFYDYSYLQGSKLKLPMIMKQSQSEKAHVEDPLLRGFYFDKKSCKSKHQTTELQPDVPPHERILASASHEMDRISYKSGNIEKTFTGMQNAKQLSLLSHSSSIESLSPGGDLFGLGIFKNGSDSLQRSTSLESWLTSYKSNEDLFSCHSSGDISVSSGSVGELSKRTLDLLNRLENIQSPSEQKIKRSVSDITLQSSSQKMSFTGQMSLDIASSINEDSAASLTELSSSDELSLCSEDIVLHKNKIPESNASFRKRLTRSVADESDVNVSMIVNVSCTSACTDDEDDSDLLSSSTLTLTEEELCIKDEDDDSSIATDDEIYEDCTLMSGLDYIKNELQTWIRPKLSLTRDKKRCNVSDEMKGSKDISSSEMTNPSDTLNIETLLNGSVKRVSENNGNGKNSSHTHELGTKRENKKTIFKVNKDPYVADMENGNIEGIPERQKGKPNVTSKVSENLGSHGKEISESEHCKCKALMDSLDDSNTAGKEFVSQDVRHLPKKCPNHHHFENQSTASTPTEKSFSELALETRFNNRQDSDALKSSDDAPSMAGKSAGCCLALEQNGTEENASISNISCCNCEPDVFHQKDAEDCSVHNFVKEIIDMASTALKSKSQPENEVAAPTSLTQIKEKVLEHSHRPIQLRKGDFYSYLSLSSHDSDCGEVTNYIEEKSSTPLPLDTTDSGLDDKEDIECFFEACVEGDSDGEEPCFSSAPPNESAVPSEAAMPLQATACSSEFSDSSLSADDADTVALSSPSSQERAEVGKEVNGLPQTSSGCAENLEFTPSKLDSEKESSGKPGESGMPEEHNAASAKSKVQDLSLKANQPTDKAALHPSPKTLTCEENLLNLHEKRHRNMHR
- the AKAP6 gene encoding A-kinase anchor protein 6 isoform X5 is translated as MSLKLYSEQYTSSSKRKEEFADMSKVHSVGSNGLLDFDSEYQELWDWLIDMESLVMDSHDLMMSEEQQQHLYKRYSVEMSIRHLKKTELLSKVEALKKGGVLLPNDLLEKVDSINEKWELLGKTLGEKIQDTMAGHSGSSPRDLLSPESGSLVRQLEVRIKELKGWLRDTELFIFNSCLRQEKEGTMNTEKQLQYFKSLCREIKQRRRGVASILRLCQHLLDDRETCNLNADHQPMQLIIVNLERRWEAIVMQAVQWQTRLQKKMGKESETLNVIDPGLMDLNGMSEDALEWDEMDISNKLISLNEESNDLDQELQPVIPSLKLGETSNEDPGYDEEADNHGGSQYASNITAPSSPHIYQVYSLHNVELYEDNHMPFLKNNPKVTGMTQPNVLTKSLSKDSSFSSTKSLPDLLGGSNLVKPCACHGGDMSQNSGSESGIVSEGDTETTTNSEMCLLNAVDGSPSNLETEHLDPQMGDAVNVLKQKFTDEGESIKLPNSSQSSISPVGCVNGKVGDLNSITKHTPDCLGEELQGKHDVFTFYDYSYLQGSKLKLPMIMKQSQSEKAHVEDPLLRGFYFDKKSCKSKHQTTELQPDVPPHERILASASHEMDRISYKSGNIEKTFTGMQNAKQLSLLSHSSSIESLSPGGDLFGLGIFKNGSDSLQRSTSLESWLTSYKSNEDLFSCHSSGDISVSSGSVGELSKRTLDLLNRLENIQSPSEQKIKRSVSDITLQSSSQKMSFTGQMSLDIASSINEDSAASLTELSSSDELSLCSEDIVLHKNKIPESNASFRKRLTRSVADESDVNVSMIVNVSCTSACTDDEDDSDLLSSSTLTLTEEELCIKDEDDDSSIATDDEIYEDCTLMSGLDYIKNELQTWIRPKLSLTRDKKRCNVSDEMKGSKDISSSEMTNPSDTLNIETLLNGSVKRVSENNGNGKNSSHTHELGTKRENKKTIFKVNKDPYVADMENGNIEGIPERQKGKPNVTSKVSENLGSHGKEISESEHCKCKALMDSLDDSNTAGKEFVSQDVRHLPKKCPNHHHFENQSTASTPTEKSFSELALETRFNNRQDSDALKSSDDAPSMAGKSAGCCLALEQNGTEENASISNISCCNCEPDVFHQKDAEDCSVHNFVKEIIDMASTALKSKSQPENEVAAPTSLTQIKEKVLEHSHRPIQLRKGDFYSYLSLSSHDSDCGEVTNYIEEKSSTPLPLDTTDSGLDDKEDIECFFEACVEGDSDGEEPCFSSAPPNESAVPSEAAMPLQATACSSEFSDSSLSADDADTVALSSPSSQERAEVGKEVNGLPQTSSGCAENLEFTPSKLDSEKESSGKPGESGMPEEHNAASAKSKVQDLSLKANQPTDKAALHPSPKTLTCEENLLNLHEKRHRNMHR